In a single window of the Chiloscyllium punctatum isolate Juve2018m chromosome 25, sChiPun1.3, whole genome shotgun sequence genome:
- the zc3h12b gene encoding probable ribonuclease ZC3H12B isoform X2, producing MTAWSMFEKLNMENNSSKEVKSLRLEIGDCSADSEDWTSSESDSEQPPNKKEGTPIVSKPHRQLCRSPCLERPVLSKCSVLQEFQSEDRKSKFDDDDDDDKAASLDKEYQAKMEFALKLGYSGEQIQTVLNKLGSDALINDILAELVRLGNKSESEPQPPSVGNAGTLVSRGQCVKEVTSPELSLEDEVVDDSDNLRPIVIDGSNVAMSHGNKEVFSCRGIQLAAEYFLEKGHKDITVFVPAWRKEQSRPDAPIKDQELLRKLEKEKILVFTPSRRVQGRRVVCYDDRFIVKLAFDSDGIIVSNDNYRDLQNEKPEWKKFIEERLLMYSFVNDKFMPPDDPLGRHGPSLDNFLRKRPVIPEHKKQPCPYGKKCTYGHKCKYYHPERVNQPQRSVADELRASAKLSAVKTMSEGALAKCGIAISGVKGENISEMKRVAPKRQSDPSIRSVVCEPEERLTPSRRLETNSVPSLVTASSVPTFQQNKNHAASAMSTRSASSPVPCSKQFTHQKSSQEHLSTLNYPPILVTNSHGNSVSYTEQYPKYDSTLDTGYYSMINDFSNLSISSMRNHDGYYGLESDHGLYPRNTSPHTETCITSNDSYSSYSDLAYLGTVEPGPEDNVKTHQPQSQNRLQPFVHGYHEPITRVQSYGSEEPKQPQRKQSISHLVPHIQHSAAGARSSCPGDYPVPQNIHPSANNQPGRALVMTRLDSISDSRLYESNPMRQRRPPLCREQHTSWDHLPCVTDSYRYPSYPLTNNLMQPSYEPGMFRSMPEKIEQIWRSPWQGIPNEQQDHLAIREHQYQTYRNLCNIFPADIVHAVMEKNPHVTDPQHLAAEIVAKQLRSGR from the exons ATGACTGCCTGGTCAATGTTTGAGAAGTTGAATATGGAGAACAACTCCTCCAAAGAAGTCAAGAGTCTTCGTCTGGAGATTGGTGACTGCAGCGCTGATTCTGAGGACTGGACAAGCTCAGAAAGTGATTCAGAACAACCTCCTAATAAGAAGGAAGGGACTCCGATTGTGAGCAAACCACACCGGCAGCTCTGTCGCTCTCCTTGCCTTGAACGGCCAGTTCTTTCCAAATGCAGTGTCCTACAGGAATTTCAGAGTGAAGACAGGAAATCCAaatttgatgatgatgatgacgacgACAAGGCTGCTAGTTTAGATAAGGAATACCAGGCCAAAATGGAGTTTGCCTTAAAACTAGGATATTCAGGAGAACAGATACAAACTGTGCTCAATAAACTGGGATCGGATGCTCTTATTAATGACATTTTAGCTGAGCTGGTCAGACTTGGGAACAAAAGCGAATCTGAGCCACAGCCTCCCAGTGTAGGTAACGCAGGTACCCTAGTGTCCAGGGGCCAGTGTGTGAAAGAAGTCACAAGCCCAGAGCTGTCCTTAGAAGATGAAGTTGTGGATGATTCTGACAATTTGAGACCTATAGTCATCGATGGAAGTAACGTGGCCATGAG TCATGGTAACAAGGAAGTGTTCTCTTGTCGTGGGATTCAGTTAGCTGCAGAATATTTCCTGGAAAAAGGACACAAAGATATCACAGTGTTTGTTCCTGCTTGGAGGAAAGAACAGTCCAGGCCGGATGCACCTATTAAAG ATCAAGAACTACTTCGAAAACTTGAGAAAGAGAAAATTCTGGTCTTCACACCATCCCGACGAGTGCAGGGGAGGAGAGTGGTGTGCTATGATGATCGATTCATAGTGAAATTGGCCTTTGACTCTGATGGCATTATTGTGTCAAATGACAACTATAGAGATCTACAGAATGAGAAACCAGAGTGGAAGAAATTTATAGAAGAACGTCTTCTAATGTATTCCTTCGTGAATGACAA GTTCATGCCACCCGATGATCCTTTAGGACGTCATGGTCCCAGTCTGGATAACTTCCTGAGAAAGCGTCCCGTTATTCCAGAGCACAAGAAACAGCCTTGTCCTTATG GGAAAAAGTGCACTTATGGACACAAGTGTAAATACTATCATCCAGAGCGTGTGAACCAGCCACAGAGATCAGTTGCTGATGAGCTTCGTGCCAGTGCTAAGTTGTCTGCTGTGAAAACTATGAGtgaaggagccctggcaaaatgTGGCATTGCCATATCGGGTGTGAAAGGAGAAAACATTTCTGAGATGAAGCGTGTCGCTCCAAAGCGCCAATCTGACCCCAGCATACGATCTGTAGTTTGTGAGCCAGAGGAACGATTGACACCATCTCGCAGACTTGAGACTAACTCTGTGCCTTCTTTGGTCACTGCATCGAGTGTACCTACATTTCAACAGAATAAAAATCATGCAGCCAGTGCCATGAGTACCCGATCTGCAAGCAGTCCAGTGCCATGTTCCAAACAATTCACTCACCAGAAGTCCTCACAAGAGCATTTATCCACTTTAAATTATCCACCTATTCTTGTAACCAACAGCCATGGAAACTCTGTGAGTTATACAGAACAGTATCCAAAATATGATTCAACTTTGGACACTGGCTACTACTCTATGATAAATGACTTCTCAAATTTAAGTATCAGCAGTATGCGGAACCACGATGGCTATTATGGATTGGAATCGGATCATGGTTTGTATCCAAGAAACACTAGTCCTCACACAGAAACTTGCATTACAAGTAATGATTCCTATTCTTCATACAGTGACCTGGCGTACCTTGGCACTGTGGAACCAGGTCCAGAGGATAATGTGAAAACCCATCAGCCACAGTCACAGAATAGGCTGCAACCTTTTGTTCATGGCTACCATGAACCTATAACAAGAGTGCAGAGCTATGGCTCAGAGGAgccaaaacagccccagcgtaaACAGTCCATCTCCCATTTAGTTCCTCATATCCAGCATTCTGCTGCTGGAGCTCGTTCCAGCTGTCCTGGGGACTATCCTGTTCCTCAAAACATTCATCCATCTGCTAATAATCAGCCAGGACGGGCTCTGGTAATGACTAGGCTGGACAGCATTTCTGATTCACGACTGTATGAAAGTAATCCAATGAGACAACGAAGACCTCCACTCTGCAGAGAGCAGCATACTAGCTGGGATCACCTACCATGTGTCACAGATTCCTATAGATACCCTTCATACCCTTTGACTAATAATCTCATGCAACCCAGTTATGAACCTGGTATGTTTAGAAGTATGCCGGAAAAGATAGAGCAGATCTGGAGGTCCCCCTGGCAGGGAATACCCAATGAGCAACAGGACCATCTGGCAATCCGGGAACATCAGTATCAAACATATCGAaacctctgtaacatcttcccAGCAGACATAGTTCATGCAGTAATGGAAAAGAATCCCCATGTAACTGACCCCCAGCATCTTGCTGCTGAGATTGTTGCTAAACAACTACGTTCTGGGCGGTAA
- the zc3h12b gene encoding probable ribonuclease ZC3H12B isoform X1 codes for MLDFVIPLSASGRLENLIPHIERLFRVKISAGPAAESSRWVHIEQAAETQEGLRKAKDYILSLCSPEHKKCENITSTLRKQLIELKDTIEYESQAVLEIKEKSVEITGGQINVMTAWSMFEKLNMENNSSKEVKSLRLEIGDCSADSEDWTSSESDSEQPPNKKEGTPIVSKPHRQLCRSPCLERPVLSKCSVLQEFQSEDRKSKFDDDDDDDKAASLDKEYQAKMEFALKLGYSGEQIQTVLNKLGSDALINDILAELVRLGNKSESEPQPPSVGNAGTLVSRGQCVKEVTSPELSLEDEVVDDSDNLRPIVIDGSNVAMSHGNKEVFSCRGIQLAAEYFLEKGHKDITVFVPAWRKEQSRPDAPIKDQELLRKLEKEKILVFTPSRRVQGRRVVCYDDRFIVKLAFDSDGIIVSNDNYRDLQNEKPEWKKFIEERLLMYSFVNDKFMPPDDPLGRHGPSLDNFLRKRPVIPEHKKQPCPYGKKCTYGHKCKYYHPERVNQPQRSVADELRASAKLSAVKTMSEGALAKCGIAISGVKGENISEMKRVAPKRQSDPSIRSVVCEPEERLTPSRRLETNSVPSLVTASSVPTFQQNKNHAASAMSTRSASSPVPCSKQFTHQKSSQEHLSTLNYPPILVTNSHGNSVSYTEQYPKYDSTLDTGYYSMINDFSNLSISSMRNHDGYYGLESDHGLYPRNTSPHTETCITSNDSYSSYSDLAYLGTVEPGPEDNVKTHQPQSQNRLQPFVHGYHEPITRVQSYGSEEPKQPQRKQSISHLVPHIQHSAAGARSSCPGDYPVPQNIHPSANNQPGRALVMTRLDSISDSRLYESNPMRQRRPPLCREQHTSWDHLPCVTDSYRYPSYPLTNNLMQPSYEPGMFRSMPEKIEQIWRSPWQGIPNEQQDHLAIREHQYQTYRNLCNIFPADIVHAVMEKNPHVTDPQHLAAEIVAKQLRSGR; via the exons GATTATATACTATCACTGTGCTCCCCAGAACATAAGAAGTGTGAGAACATAACATCAACATTACGGAAACAGTTAATTGAGCTGAAAGATACCATTGAATATGAAAGTCAAGCTGTACtggaaataaaagagaaaagtgtagAGATAACAGGAGGACAAATTAACGTAATGACTGCCTGGTCAATGTTTGAGAAGTTGAATATGGAGAACAACTCCTCCAAAGAAGTCAAGAGTCTTCGTCTGGAGATTGGTGACTGCAGCGCTGATTCTGAGGACTGGACAAGCTCAGAAAGTGATTCAGAACAACCTCCTAATAAGAAGGAAGGGACTCCGATTGTGAGCAAACCACACCGGCAGCTCTGTCGCTCTCCTTGCCTTGAACGGCCAGTTCTTTCCAAATGCAGTGTCCTACAGGAATTTCAGAGTGAAGACAGGAAATCCAaatttgatgatgatgatgacgacgACAAGGCTGCTAGTTTAGATAAGGAATACCAGGCCAAAATGGAGTTTGCCTTAAAACTAGGATATTCAGGAGAACAGATACAAACTGTGCTCAATAAACTGGGATCGGATGCTCTTATTAATGACATTTTAGCTGAGCTGGTCAGACTTGGGAACAAAAGCGAATCTGAGCCACAGCCTCCCAGTGTAGGTAACGCAGGTACCCTAGTGTCCAGGGGCCAGTGTGTGAAAGAAGTCACAAGCCCAGAGCTGTCCTTAGAAGATGAAGTTGTGGATGATTCTGACAATTTGAGACCTATAGTCATCGATGGAAGTAACGTGGCCATGAG TCATGGTAACAAGGAAGTGTTCTCTTGTCGTGGGATTCAGTTAGCTGCAGAATATTTCCTGGAAAAAGGACACAAAGATATCACAGTGTTTGTTCCTGCTTGGAGGAAAGAACAGTCCAGGCCGGATGCACCTATTAAAG ATCAAGAACTACTTCGAAAACTTGAGAAAGAGAAAATTCTGGTCTTCACACCATCCCGACGAGTGCAGGGGAGGAGAGTGGTGTGCTATGATGATCGATTCATAGTGAAATTGGCCTTTGACTCTGATGGCATTATTGTGTCAAATGACAACTATAGAGATCTACAGAATGAGAAACCAGAGTGGAAGAAATTTATAGAAGAACGTCTTCTAATGTATTCCTTCGTGAATGACAA GTTCATGCCACCCGATGATCCTTTAGGACGTCATGGTCCCAGTCTGGATAACTTCCTGAGAAAGCGTCCCGTTATTCCAGAGCACAAGAAACAGCCTTGTCCTTATG GGAAAAAGTGCACTTATGGACACAAGTGTAAATACTATCATCCAGAGCGTGTGAACCAGCCACAGAGATCAGTTGCTGATGAGCTTCGTGCCAGTGCTAAGTTGTCTGCTGTGAAAACTATGAGtgaaggagccctggcaaaatgTGGCATTGCCATATCGGGTGTGAAAGGAGAAAACATTTCTGAGATGAAGCGTGTCGCTCCAAAGCGCCAATCTGACCCCAGCATACGATCTGTAGTTTGTGAGCCAGAGGAACGATTGACACCATCTCGCAGACTTGAGACTAACTCTGTGCCTTCTTTGGTCACTGCATCGAGTGTACCTACATTTCAACAGAATAAAAATCATGCAGCCAGTGCCATGAGTACCCGATCTGCAAGCAGTCCAGTGCCATGTTCCAAACAATTCACTCACCAGAAGTCCTCACAAGAGCATTTATCCACTTTAAATTATCCACCTATTCTTGTAACCAACAGCCATGGAAACTCTGTGAGTTATACAGAACAGTATCCAAAATATGATTCAACTTTGGACACTGGCTACTACTCTATGATAAATGACTTCTCAAATTTAAGTATCAGCAGTATGCGGAACCACGATGGCTATTATGGATTGGAATCGGATCATGGTTTGTATCCAAGAAACACTAGTCCTCACACAGAAACTTGCATTACAAGTAATGATTCCTATTCTTCATACAGTGACCTGGCGTACCTTGGCACTGTGGAACCAGGTCCAGAGGATAATGTGAAAACCCATCAGCCACAGTCACAGAATAGGCTGCAACCTTTTGTTCATGGCTACCATGAACCTATAACAAGAGTGCAGAGCTATGGCTCAGAGGAgccaaaacagccccagcgtaaACAGTCCATCTCCCATTTAGTTCCTCATATCCAGCATTCTGCTGCTGGAGCTCGTTCCAGCTGTCCTGGGGACTATCCTGTTCCTCAAAACATTCATCCATCTGCTAATAATCAGCCAGGACGGGCTCTGGTAATGACTAGGCTGGACAGCATTTCTGATTCACGACTGTATGAAAGTAATCCAATGAGACAACGAAGACCTCCACTCTGCAGAGAGCAGCATACTAGCTGGGATCACCTACCATGTGTCACAGATTCCTATAGATACCCTTCATACCCTTTGACTAATAATCTCATGCAACCCAGTTATGAACCTGGTATGTTTAGAAGTATGCCGGAAAAGATAGAGCAGATCTGGAGGTCCCCCTGGCAGGGAATACCCAATGAGCAACAGGACCATCTGGCAATCCGGGAACATCAGTATCAAACATATCGAaacctctgtaacatcttcccAGCAGACATAGTTCATGCAGTAATGGAAAAGAATCCCCATGTAACTGACCCCCAGCATCTTGCTGCTGAGATTGTTGCTAAACAACTACGTTCTGGGCGGTAA